The Leptodactylus fuscus isolate aLepFus1 chromosome 3, aLepFus1.hap2, whole genome shotgun sequence genome has a segment encoding these proteins:
- the NAA20 gene encoding N-alpha-acetyltransferase 20 has product MTSLRAFTCDDLFRFNNINLDPLTETYGIPFYLQYLAHWPEYFIVAEAPGGELMGYIMGKAEGSVAREEWHGHVTALSVAPEFRRLGLAAKLMELLEEISERKGGFFVDLFVRVSNQVAVNMYKQLGYSVYRTVIEYYSASNGEPDEDAYDMRKALSRDTEKKSIIPLPHPVRPEDIE; this is encoded by the exons ATGACCTCGCTGAGAGCCTTCACCTGCGACGATCTCTTTCGCTTTAACAACAT AAATTTGGACCCTCTCACAGAAACT TATGGGATCCCCTTTTACTTACAGTATCTGGCACACTGGCCGGAATACTTCATTGTTGCAGAGGCGCCAGGTGGAGAACTTATGGGTTACA TAATGGGGAAGGCGGAAGGATCAGTGGCCAGGGAGGAGTGGCACGGACACGTCACAGCGCTTTCTGTAGCCCCTGAATTCCGGCGTCTTGGTTTGGCTGCTAAACTCATGGAGCTCCTTGAAGAAATTTCTGAAAG GAAAGGAGGGTTCTTCGTGGATCTGTTTGTTAGAGTGTCCAATCAGGTGGCGGTTAACATGTACAAGCAGCTGGggtacagtgtgtacaggaccgtGATCGAGTATTATTCAGCCAGCAATGGAGAGCCAGATGAGGATGCCTATG ACATGCGGAAGGCACTTTCCAGAGACACAGAGAAAAAGTCCATCATACCTCTACCACACCCGGTCCGGCCAGAGGACATTGAATAA